From Camelina sativa cultivar DH55 chromosome 7, Cs, whole genome shotgun sequence, one genomic window encodes:
- the LOC104701283 gene encoding LEAF RUST 10 DISEASE-RESISTANCE LOCUS RECEPTOR-LIKE PROTEIN KINASE-like 2.8, with the protein MYHLPTFCLIIFFIFSSIHHLPCASSNQRLGWCETPFQCGNITAGFPFSGGNRRKDCGHPLLQLHCNKNNITSLFISNQKYSVLHLDQTSNTLTVAKQDLLGSFCSSVFTNTTLPPETFKLSPTYKTITVFYQCSSLPPSLSSYTCPDIGPISVSENPGIKPENCSSSFTLMVPTSFVTKEKELNVTNLESVLRKGFEVKVVINENACQECLSSHGRCHGFNEILTPGVKCHPPKDAEGTCGYNQTSLAFLCYCKDPYSLSCGSTKSKVSLIPGVPLQETNLLASLILCRKIKRLHFESLNKK; encoded by the exons ATGTACCATCTTCCCACTTTTTGTCTgatcattttcttcatcttctcctcaaTTCACCATCTTCCTTGTGCTTCAAGTAATCAACGACTTGGCTGGTGTGAGACTCCGTTTCAGTGTGGTAACATCACCGCTGGGTTCCCCTTCTCGGGAGGGAACCGTCGCAAAGATTGCGGTCACCCATTGTTGCAGCTTCactgcaacaaaaacaacatcaccTCTCTATTCATCTCAAACCAAAAATACTCTGTTCTTCATTTAGATCAGACATCTAATACTCTTACAGTTGCTAAACAAGACCTTCTAGGTTCTTTTTGCTCCTCTGTGTTCACCAACACAACCTTACCTCCCGAAACTTTCAAGCTTTCACCGACCTACAAGACCATCACCGTATTCTACCAATGTTCCTCTTTGCCTCCTAGCCTTTCTAGCTACACATGTCCTGATATAGGTCCGATCTCAGTGTCTGAAAACCCTGGTATAAAACCTGAGAACTGCAGTTCCAGTTTCACCTTGATGGTTCCTACAAGTTTTgttacaaaagagaaagagttgaaTGTGACCAATTTGGAAAGTGTTTTAAGAAAAGGGTTTGAGGTGAAGGTAGTGATCAATGAGAATGCGTGTCAAGAATGTTTATCCTCTCATGGTAGATGTCATGGCTTCAACGAAATCTTAACACCAGGAGTTAAATGTCATCCACCAAAAG ACGCTGAGGGTACTTGTGGATATAATCAGACCTCACTTGCGTTCCTCTGCTATTGTAAAGACCCCTATAGCCTATCATGCGGTTCGACTAAGAGTAAGGTTTCTTTAATCCCTGGTGTACCGCTTCAGGAGACGAATCTTCTAGCATCACTAATATTATGTCGAAAAATTAAACGACTTCATTTTGAATCACTTAATAAAAAGTGA
- the LOC104701281 gene encoding LEAF RUST 10 DISEASE-RESISTANCE LOCUS RECEPTOR-LIKE PROTEIN KINASE-like 2.7: protein MYYLPTYCLVLFFLFFLFHPLPCVLSKEDLGWCDALFQCGNLTAGFPFWGGNRPKSCGHPLLELHCLKNITSLSISNHEYNVFYIDQTYNTLRLARTDHLGSFCSAGFNTTTFPREIFKLFPTYKSLTVLYHCDPKLSYRSSYTCPDLGLFSMSQSLDYKYSCQDSFIVNVPTSFVPDEKELNLTNLESALRKGFEMKLVIDEIPCQECSSTHGICGFSSTTQICCNVTSPSGGVSCLPQPQPSADELRRRCSERFSCGTQRDLYYPFWIPGREYCGHPDFKLDCRGELAELNIASVKFRILNMSYDSSIIRLARSDYIGDLCPSNPLNEPLIENVLSFSVDTELLTLYYDCQLNSSVTSTTSYIGEFGCNSGKSYYVTRNLSSPLLDKFRGVLNSLRGMCKRKVSVPASGPALDTLQRSPNTNNLKMALEQGFELEVNSNCSMCVFSGGSCGYNQNSSLFVCYCKNGPQDYQCDDFSLNGPMFRLFRYPIVILIIGLLIVLCTVVGIIACLVLLSPCCKVQIFRKRKTSDDRRQEKLKALIPLKHYTYAQVKKITKSFAEVVGRGGFGIVYKGTLCDGRMVAVKVLKESKGNNSEDFINEVSSMSQTSHVNIVSLLGFCSEGSRRAIIYEFLENGSLDKFISEKALINLDLTKLYGIALGVARGLEYLHYGCKTRIVHFDIKPQNVLLDDNHSPKVSDFGLAKLCEKKESILSMMETRGTIGYIAPEMISRVYGSVSHKSDVYSYGMLVFEMMGARKKERFGHTSASNASSMYFPEWIYKDLEKADNKDLEKGDIGKYIEDGISNEEEELAKKMTLVGLWCIQSSPSNRPPMNRVVEMMEGGLDALEVPPRPVLQQIPTVPLIESSWNSEESSSISEIDDRNILL, encoded by the exons ATGTACTATCTCCCCACTTATTGTCTggtcttgttcttcctcttctttctatTCCACCCTCTTCCTTGTGTTCTAAGTAAAGAAGACCTTGGGTGGTGTGATGCTCTGTTCCAATGTGGTAATCTCACTGCTGGGTTCCCCTTCTGGGGTGGGAATCGTCCCAAATCTTGCGGTCATCCCTTGCTGGAGCTTCACTGCCTCAAAAACATCACGTCTCTAAGCATCTCGAACCATGAGTACAACGTTTTCTATATAGATCAAACATATAATACCCTTAGACTTGCTAGAACAGATCATCTAGGTTCTTTTTGTTCGGCTGGATTCAATACCACAACCTTCCCCCGCGAGATCTTTAAGCTTTTCCCAACATATAAGAGCCTCACTGTCTTATACCATTGTGATCCTAAGCTATCTTACCGCTCAAGTTATACATGTCCAGATCTAGGTCTTTTCTCAATGTCTCAAAGCCTTGATTACAAGTACTCCTGCCAAGACAGTTTCATAGTTAACGTTCCAACGAGTTTTGTTCCCGATGAGAAAGAGTTAAATTTGACCAATTTGGAAAGTGCTCTACGaaaagggtttgagatgaagctggtgatcgaTGAGATACCATGTCAAGAATGTTCATCCACTCATGGAATCTGTGGTTTCAGTAGTACGACACAGATTTGCTGCAACGTAACCTCACCATCTGGTGGAGTTAGTTGCCTACCACAACCTCAACCTAGTG CTGATGAGCTTAGGCGACGTTGCAGTGAAAGGTTTAGTTGCGGAACTCAGCGAGATCTCTACTACCCCTTTTGGATACCTGGCAGAGAATACTGTGGTCACCCTGACTTCAAACTCGACTGTAGAGGAGAATTGGCAGAGCTTAACATCGCCTCAGTGAAGTTCCGAATTTTAAATATGAGCTATGACTCTTCTATCATAAGGCTAGCCAGATCAGATTATATCGGCGATCTTTGTCCCTCAAACCCACTAAATGAGCCACTCATCGAAAATGTCCTTTCCTTCAGTGTTGACACAGAGCTGCTAACATTATATTACGACTGCCAACTAAACTCATCTGTTACTTCTACTACTAGCTACATAGGAGAGTTTGGCTGTAACAGCGGAAAAAGTTACTATGTAACGAGAAACCTCTCATCACCTTTACTTGACAAGTTTAGAGGCGTTTTAAACAGCTTAAGGGGAATGTGCAAAAGAAAAGTTAGTGTTCCTGCATCTGGACCGGCGTTAGACACACTACAGAGAAGTCCAAATACAAATAATCTCAAGATGGCTCTTGAACAAGGTTTCGAGCTTGAAGTTAACTCGAATTGTTCCATGTGTGTTTTTTCTGGCGGTTCTTGTGGATATAATCAGAActcaagtttgtttgtttgctattGTAAAAATGGACCTCAAGACTACCAATGCGATGATTTTTCATTGAATG GACCCATGTTTCGGTTGTTTCGGTATCCAATAG TGATTTTGATCATTGGCCTTCTCATAG ttTTGTGTACAGTAGTAGGAATAATTGCATGCCTGGTGTTATTGTCTCCTTGTTGCAAAGTCCAAatattcagaaaaagaaaaacgtcAGATGATCGGAGACAAGAGAAGCTAAAGGCTCTTATTCCACTCAAACACTATACGTACGCGCAAGTGAAGAAAATCACAAAGTCATTTGCTGAAGTGGTTGGGAGAGGCGGATTTGGAATTGTTTATAAAGGAACCCTCTGTGATGGTCGTATGGTTGCGGTGAAAGTTTTGAAAGAATCAAAGGGTAATAATAGTGAAGACTTCATCAATGAAGTTTCTAGCATGAGCCAAACATCTCATGTTAACATTGTTTCCCTTCTTGGATTCTGCTCTGAAGGTTCAAGAAGAGCAATTATATATGAGTTTTTAGAGAATGGGTCGCTGGATAAGTTCATCTCGGAAAAGGCGTTGATCAATTTGGATTTAACGAAACTGTATGGGATCGCGCTAGGAGTTGCTCGTGGTCTAGAGTATTTGCATTATGGCTGTAAAACGAGGATTGTGCATTTCGACATTAAACCTCAGAATGTGCTGTTGGATGATAATCATTCCCCCAAAGTTTCTGATTTCGGACTTGCTAAATTGTGTGAGAAGAAGGAGAGCATCTTGTCAATGATGGAAACAAGAG GTACAATAGGATACATTGCACCAGAGATGATCTCTCGAGTTTACGGGAGTGTTTCTCACAAGTCTGATGTGTATAGCTATGGGATGTTGGTCTTTGAAATGATGGGTgcaaggaagaaagaaagatttggtCACACCTCTGCCTCTAATGCAAGCTCAATGTACTTTCCAGAATGGATCTATAAGGATCTTGAGAAGGCAGACAATAAGGATCTTGAGAAGGGAGACATTGGAAAGTATATCGAGGATGGAATCAGCAACGAAGAAGAGGAGCTAGCAAAGAAGATGACATTGGTGGGTTTGTGGTGTATTCAGTCTTCCCCATCAAACCGTCCACCGATGAATAGAGTAGTAGAGATGATGGAAGGAGGCTTGGATGCTCTTGAAGTGCCACCAAGACCTGTTTTGCAGCAAATTCCTACAGTACCTCTTATTGAATCTTCTTGGAACTCAGAGGAAAGTTCAAGCATCTCGGAGATTGATGATAGAAATATATTGTTGTGA